A single Vulcanisaeta distributa DSM 14429 DNA region contains:
- a CDS encoding ATPase domain-containing protein, which yields MSSAVRRISLGINWLDYALLGGVPRGNWLLVTGEPGVGKSILTIQAAGANVDAMPVVYVSTETRFFDVVRQAKQFNIDLSDAVSLADVLAGKVKDVKTNLVVIDLFGLAREYRELLRAGEDEEGKAKAKSPLSMEVVISAIERAYEVLGVSEEGKITRDVLVIIDSLAPMWAHAPAMARLITYRLRQRLYRSNVTVIMTNQFAPTTGMTFGFGAEHIADAIIHMWIEQPERKKEIERWLIIKKARLTNHYRKAMKYEIEPGKGLTLIEPSIEELKKWFDEYAGKQGSSEEE from the coding sequence ATGTCCAGCGCAGTAAGGAGAATTAGCCTTGGGATTAATTGGCTTGACTATGCACTGCTTGGTGGTGTGCCAAGGGGTAACTGGCTTCTAGTGACTGGAGAGCCAGGTGTTGGTAAGTCCATCCTCACGATACAGGCTGCGGGGGCTAATGTGGATGCAATGCCTGTGGTTTACGTGAGTACGGAGACCAGGTTCTTCGATGTTGTTAGGCAGGCTAAACAATTCAATATTGACCTAAGTGATGCGGTTAGTCTTGCCGATGTACTGGCTGGGAAGGTCAAGGACGTGAAGACGAACCTAGTCGTGATTGACCTCTTCGGCTTGGCTAGGGAGTATAGGGAGTTGCTTAGGGCTGGTGAGGATGAGGAGGGTAAGGCTAAGGCTAAGTCGCCATTGAGTATGGAGGTCGTGATCTCAGCAATAGAGAGGGCTTACGAGGTCCTCGGCGTTAGCGAGGAGGGTAAGATAACGAGGGATGTCCTAGTCATCATCGACTCCCTAGCACCAATGTGGGCTCATGCCCCGGCAATGGCCAGGTTAATCACTTATCGACTGAGGCAGAGGCTGTATAGGAGTAACGTCACTGTAATTATGACGAATCAATTCGCGCCAACCACCGGTATGACCTTCGGGTTTGGCGCCGAGCATATTGCAGATGCCATCATCCACATGTGGATTGAGCAGCCAGAGAGGAAGAAGGAGATTGAGCGTTGGCTCATTATAAAGAAGGCGAGGCTCACTAACCACTATAGGAAGGCTATGAAGTATGAGATTGAGCCTGGCAAGGGATTAACACTTATAGAGCCCAGTATTGAGGAGTTGAAGAAGTGGTTTGATGAGTATGCAGGTAAGCAGGGATCAAGTGAAGAGGAGTGA
- a CDS encoding AMP-binding protein: MAPPRAHGPKTSHSRAKWAWSTFFAAFNAGATTVVYDYSGRFSAANHLKILENYGVDTLCAPPTVWRMIILEDLTKYNLEKIKSFVSAGEPLNPEVIERVYKATGKYIRDGYGQTETTLMVGNFPGMKIKPGSMGKPAPGYDVVLVDEDGNPVGINKDGHITVRTSPRPIGLMVGYDDENKNREVFRLGLYFTGDVAFMDEEGYLYFVGRADDVFKSSDYRISPFELESDLLKHPAVAEAAVVPSPDPIRGFIPKAYIVLKPGYTPSKDLAHDIFKFIRLNIAPYKRPRAIEFVPELPKTISGKIRRVELRGLEREKRSKGIRGEHEYFEDDFPDIKQMRV, encoded by the coding sequence ATTGCCCCGCCCAGGGCCCATGGGCCTAAAACCTCACATTCTCGGGCTAAGTGGGCTTGGTCGACATTCTTCGCAGCCTTCAATGCTGGTGCCACTACCGTGGTTTATGACTATAGTGGTAGGTTTAGTGCGGCTAATCATTTGAAGATTCTTGAGAATTACGGTGTTGACACACTATGTGCGCCACCAACTGTTTGGCGTATGATAATTCTCGAGGACTTAACGAAGTATAACTTAGAGAAGATTAAGAGCTTCGTGAGCGCCGGCGAGCCGCTTAATCCAGAGGTAATTGAGCGTGTCTACAAGGCCACGGGTAAGTACATACGTGATGGCTATGGGCAGACGGAGACCACGCTCATGGTTGGTAACTTCCCCGGCATGAAGATTAAGCCTGGCTCAATGGGTAAACCAGCCCCTGGCTATGACGTAGTCCTCGTTGATGAGGATGGGAATCCCGTGGGTATTAATAAGGATGGGCACATAACCGTTAGGACTAGCCCAAGGCCGATTGGCCTAATGGTTGGTTATGATGATGAAAATAAGAATAGGGAGGTGTTTAGGCTCGGCCTGTACTTCACGGGTGATGTGGCTTTCATGGATGAGGAGGGTTACCTATACTTCGTTGGCCGTGCGGACGACGTATTCAAGTCAAGCGACTATAGGATTAGCCCGTTTGAACTGGAGAGTGACTTATTGAAGCACCCGGCCGTTGCTGAGGCTGCCGTGGTCCCAAGCCCAGACCCGATAAGGGGCTTTATACCAAAGGCGTACATTGTCCTTAAGCCAGGCTACACACCAAGTAAGGATTTGGCCCATGACATATTCAAGTTCATTAGGCTTAACATAGCGCCGTATAAGAGGCCCAGAGCTATTGAGTTCGTGCCTGAACTACCTAAGACAATCAGCGGTAAGATCAGGCGTGTTGAACTTAGGGGCCTTGAACGTGAGAAGAGAAGCAAGGGTATTAGGGGTGAGCATGAGTACTTTGAAGATGACTTCCCAGACATTAAGCAGATGAGAGTGTAA
- a CDS encoding glycoside hydrolase family 15 protein, giving the protein MNWRIVFLILGIALLIIGALVIVLSITQRQVVIQIPANSSSPAYLLLSNWRNLSIYVSTGYPIPKPVLNGESSKPPSILQVFYGQYGLLSINVTITNLGNTSEAYLALNNTVIIRGSNGEVSVFIPPNYTTIAIITRSRNPLAIEVFIPASYMYQVINATFVIIKSPLTISIYSGSGITVSNVDGWTVLSISGNYTYVVLNLGGTSIIPINELMNINNNEVSNWLGLARKPRLSGALLTEYYLSLLLLMDDQNPVTGEFAASPEPVYFYTWVRDSSFAAMALQAAGYYGPAMKYWLWMCNAQNSSGTWYTRYNFWYGTLDKTFGIPEYDGIGLFQIGVWQFYEYTHNKSFLLAVLPCINKSLGWELESIEENDGLIPKDLSIWEGNYAYNFWTQAIDDLGLYASAQIYRVLGLNNTEILRAANELNATIQRYFYTGKFYSQAITSTVVYTSGGSQVTYVPNGIPDSSVILPIAMGLVNPRGVRAVSTVETITRVLTVNGGLARFPGDDYHYDSSLYDSTAPDPPWLITTLFLAMYYDDVGNYTGVYNILAWCIEHSQHGLLPEAIDPRLGYPLPTTSPLTWSAAMYVLTALNYRPQHKPVITTMVLVAVVIILLAIVMFAVYGRAGPRQALWSRHYS; this is encoded by the coding sequence ATGAATTGGAGAATAGTCTTCCTAATCCTTGGAATCGCATTATTAATTATTGGCGCACTGGTAATCGTGCTGTCAATAACTCAACGGCAGGTCGTAATTCAGATACCGGCGAATTCATCATCACCCGCCTACCTATTGCTGAGTAATTGGAGGAATCTGAGCATATACGTATCCACTGGCTACCCAATACCAAAACCAGTATTAAATGGCGAATCCTCTAAGCCACCGTCAATCCTCCAGGTATTTTACGGGCAATATGGACTACTTAGTATTAATGTGACCATCACGAACTTAGGAAACACCAGTGAAGCCTACCTAGCGCTCAACAATACGGTCATTATCAGGGGCAGTAATGGCGAGGTGTCGGTATTCATACCACCAAACTACACAACCATAGCCATTATTACCAGGTCGAGAAACCCACTGGCCATTGAGGTATTTATACCGGCTTCTTACATGTACCAGGTAATTAATGCTACATTCGTGATCATAAAATCACCGCTTACAATCAGTATATACTCAGGTAGTGGGATTACGGTAAGCAATGTGGATGGGTGGACCGTGCTCAGTATTAGTGGTAACTACACATACGTGGTTCTAAACCTCGGTGGTACATCGATAATTCCAATTAATGAATTAATGAATATCAACAATAACGAGGTCAGTAATTGGCTGGGGTTGGCGAGGAAGCCCAGGTTAAGTGGTGCACTGCTCACTGAGTACTACCTGAGCCTCCTACTGCTTATGGACGACCAAAACCCAGTCACTGGGGAATTCGCCGCATCACCGGAGCCCGTGTACTTTTATACCTGGGTTAGGGATTCATCATTCGCAGCCATGGCACTGCAGGCAGCCGGTTATTACGGACCAGCAATGAAGTACTGGTTATGGATGTGCAACGCCCAAAACTCAAGCGGCACTTGGTACACGCGTTACAACTTCTGGTACGGAACACTGGACAAGACCTTCGGCATTCCTGAGTATGACGGTATTGGGCTGTTCCAAATCGGTGTTTGGCAGTTTTATGAGTATACGCACAATAAGTCATTCCTACTGGCGGTGCTACCCTGCATCAATAAGTCCCTAGGTTGGGAGTTAGAGAGCATTGAGGAGAATGATGGTTTAATACCTAAGGACCTAAGCATTTGGGAGGGCAATTACGCCTATAACTTCTGGACGCAGGCAATTGATGACCTAGGCCTATACGCCTCAGCACAGATATATAGGGTATTGGGTCTTAACAACACGGAGATACTTAGGGCCGCCAATGAATTAAACGCCACAATACAGAGGTACTTCTACACTGGCAAGTTCTATTCACAGGCAATCACGAGCACCGTGGTATACACAAGCGGCGGTTCGCAGGTGACCTACGTACCTAATGGAATACCCGACTCATCAGTAATCCTACCCATAGCCATGGGACTGGTAAACCCACGTGGTGTTAGGGCTGTAAGCACGGTCGAAACCATAACACGTGTATTGACGGTTAATGGAGGGTTAGCGAGGTTCCCAGGCGATGATTATCACTACGATTCAAGCCTTTATGACAGTACGGCGCCAGACCCACCATGGTTGATAACCACGTTATTCCTGGCCATGTACTATGATGATGTTGGAAACTACACGGGTGTGTACAATATATTGGCATGGTGTATTGAACATTCGCAACATGGCCTATTGCCTGAGGCAATTGACCCAAGACTTGGCTATCCACTACCTACGACATCCCCATTAACTTGGTCGGCCGCGATGTACGTGCTCACGGCCCTCAATTATAGGCCACAGCATAAGCCCGTGATCACGACTATGGTCTTGGTGGCCGTGGTAATAATTTTACTCGCCATAGTGATGTTCGCGGTCTATGGCAGGGCCGGCCCTAGACAAGCCTTATGGTCTCGCCATTATTCATGA
- a CDS encoding Zn-ribbon domain-containing OB-fold protein, with product MVDQRLSIPRYWRRMPQYYRLEGIQCVKCGRIYFPPRAVCECGSREFKPYPLPSTGKLLNFTVLYSVPVEFEKMKPLIIGVVDLGGVKVVGQIVDCMNPEKLSPGIDVEVVFRMVKMDGTYGLINYGYKFRPINNC from the coding sequence ATGGTGGACCAGAGACTATCCATACCAAGGTACTGGAGGAGGATGCCCCAGTACTACAGGCTCGAGGGTATTCAATGCGTTAAGTGTGGTCGAATATACTTCCCACCAAGGGCCGTGTGCGAGTGCGGTTCTAGGGAGTTTAAGCCATACCCATTACCAAGCACCGGCAAGCTCCTGAACTTCACCGTGCTTTATTCAGTGCCCGTTGAGTTTGAGAAGATGAAGCCTCTGATCATAGGTGTGGTGGATCTTGGCGGCGTTAAGGTTGTTGGGCAAATAGTGGATTGCATGAACCCCGAAAAGCTGAGTCCTGGCATTGATGTTGAGGTTGTGTTTAGGATGGTTAAGATGGATGGCACATACGGCCTAATAAACTACGGCTATAAGTTCAGACCAATCAATAATTGCTAA
- a CDS encoding DMT family transporter — MKNMLVYLLGIALAVAASLAWAVSPILYRVGATDSALDDLISNSLGAFVLAVPFILLRPPLNYGAWLYGTLFAVLGPVLGTYAFLISLRYADVGIANVISYAYVVLLPIILLVISPSYLTYAWPAILIMIGLYLIMGSGKGTFYGYFMALLSAILYAFSFLALYRAYEYTSPWGIIFVRGVTLMIGALMLKMAIEGFKVKISGKVFLAGLISYGVGGPLYVLSVDYAGIAVPTLITALSPVITEVLAITKLKEKLNLKSTLGFVAVITGIIIASLIGLQA, encoded by the coding sequence ATGAAGAATATGTTAGTCTACCTACTCGGCATTGCATTAGCCGTGGCAGCATCACTAGCCTGGGCAGTATCACCAATACTTTACAGGGTAGGCGCAACGGACAGCGCACTCGATGACTTAATATCGAATTCACTAGGCGCATTCGTACTTGCCGTGCCATTTATACTACTCAGACCACCATTAAACTATGGCGCCTGGCTCTATGGGACCCTCTTTGCGGTGCTCGGGCCTGTACTTGGAACATACGCATTCCTAATCTCACTTAGGTATGCTGATGTCGGTATTGCAAACGTAATCTCCTACGCTTACGTAGTTCTACTCCCAATAATACTACTCGTGATTAGCCCATCATACCTAACGTACGCGTGGCCCGCCATACTAATAATGATCGGTCTCTACTTAATAATGGGCTCCGGCAAAGGAACCTTTTACGGGTACTTCATGGCCCTCCTCTCAGCCATACTCTACGCCTTCTCCTTCCTAGCCCTGTACAGGGCCTATGAATACACGAGTCCCTGGGGCATAATATTCGTCAGAGGCGTCACCCTAATGATTGGCGCATTAATGCTGAAGATGGCTATTGAGGGCTTCAAAGTTAAAATCAGCGGTAAGGTTTTCCTCGCCGGATTAATTAGTTACGGCGTTGGAGGTCCCCTATACGTACTATCCGTGGATTACGCAGGGATTGCGGTACCAACGTTAATAACGGCACTATCACCCGTAATCACCGAGGTCCTGGCAATAACCAAGCTTAAGGAGAAACTGAACCTAAAATCAACGCTGGGCTTTGTAGCCGTCATAACGGGCATAATAATTGCATCATTAATCGGCCTTCAAGCTTAA
- a CDS encoding AMP-binding protein, whose amino-acid sequence MASVVLDEFLKQRNMLLNAGSYEEAKANFRWPPPGEFNWAVDYFDKHLAETATNPALVYINDELFKTGDSRIFSYPELRARSNRLANALTELGIGRGDVVMVMLNNRPELFETFLALMKMGAVIAPATTLLLPADIEDRAARAHFKAIIADPEVVNKINQVRDRLEKLGVKYFITLGKPGPGWLDYYELTSGKSENFQGVRTKTDELLLVYFTSGTTAKPKMVMHTHSSYPIGHLTTMYWVGAKPGYRHMNISSPGILGYLSGS is encoded by the coding sequence ATGGCTAGCGTAGTTCTTGACGAGTTCCTTAAACAGAGAAACATGCTCTTAAATGCGGGTAGTTATGAGGAGGCTAAGGCGAACTTCCGGTGGCCACCGCCTGGCGAGTTTAATTGGGCTGTGGATTACTTCGATAAGCATCTTGCAGAGACAGCCACAAACCCCGCCCTCGTATACATAAATGATGAGCTATTTAAGACCGGTGATTCCAGGATCTTTAGTTACCCCGAGCTTAGGGCCAGATCTAACAGACTAGCCAACGCACTCACCGAGCTGGGCATTGGCCGTGGAGATGTCGTCATGGTGATGCTCAACAACAGACCTGAGCTCTTTGAGACCTTCCTGGCGCTCATGAAGATGGGCGCCGTGATTGCGCCAGCCACCACACTGTTATTACCGGCGGATATTGAGGATAGGGCTGCGAGGGCGCACTTCAAGGCAATAATCGCCGACCCAGAGGTTGTTAACAAGATTAACCAGGTTAGGGATAGGCTTGAGAAGCTTGGTGTTAAGTATTTCATAACCCTCGGTAAGCCAGGCCCTGGTTGGCTCGACTATTACGAATTAACGAGTGGTAAGTCTGAGAACTTCCAGGGAGTTAGGACTAAAACCGATGAATTGTTACTTGTCTATTTCACGTCTGGTACGACGGCTAAGCCGAAGATGGTAATGCACACCCACTCAAGCTACCCAATCGGCCACCTAACAACGATGTACTGGGTGGGTGCCAAGCCCGGTTATAGACACATGAACATCTCAAGCCCTGGCATTCTCGGTTATCTCAGTGGTTCGTGA